A stretch of Fusarium poae strain DAOMC 252244 chromosome 2, whole genome shotgun sequence DNA encodes these proteins:
- a CDS encoding hypothetical protein (MEROPS:MER0004893) → MMRNSEHRKRLRIRELLPELFLGKWQPGRLNSITDVPGVLVHTESIRPDQDVNTGVTTILPRKDWHKFACHAAIFKFNGAGEMTGSHWIDETGILTSPIILTTNSSIGEAFRGVYDYVLRYHATPDGDMSLFAFPAITETYDGYLNKQSRFAVTPEHVVQGILNASSDAVPEGSTGGGTGMICHRFKGGTGSSSRIVPGLDQEGNNKNYTVGVLVQANYGQKDDLRIGGVPVGRILSSAEGHASTSTASGVQGPLADGSIIIIVATDAPLLPVQLQRLAKRATVGLSRVGGYGSNGSGDIFMAFSTAAKIPMQKFEGGLDPYKPSSVGVETVENESINGIFEAVADATEEAIYNVLCMAETMTGYKGRTVEALDLDKVKEIVIKRI, encoded by the coding sequence ATGATGCGTAATTCAGAACATAGGAAAAGACTACGTATCCGAGAGCTTCTACCAGAGTTGTTCTTAGGCAAATGGCAACCGGGCCGTCTCAACTCCATCACAGACGTCCCTGGTGTTCTCGTACACACCGAATCCATAAGGCCTGATCAGGATGTAAACACGGGTGTCACTACAATCCTTCCCAGAAAAGACTGGCACAAGTTCGCCTGCCATGCAGCCATTTTCAAATTCAACGGGGCCGGAGAAATGACCGGGTCTCACTGGATTGACGAAACAGGCATTTTGACTTCCCCCATTATCTTGACGACAAACTCATCCATCGGAGAGGCTTTCAGAGGCGTATATGATTATGTTTTGCGTTACCATGCAACCCCTGACGGTGATATGAGTCTCTTCGCCTTTCCCGCCATCACAGAGACATATGATGGCTACTTGAACAAGCAAAGCCGCTTTGCCGTTACGCCTGAGCATGTCGTACAGGGAATTCTTAACGCTTCATCGGATGCTGTGCCTGAGGGTTCAACTGGGGGTGGTACAGGAATGATATGCCACAGGTTCAAAGGGGGTACGGGATCAAGCAGTCGAATCGTACCAGGACTCGATCAAGAAGGTAACAACAAGAATTACACCGTTGGTGTGCTTGTTCAAGCGAACTATGGGCAGAAGGACGACCTTCGTATTGGTGGTGTTCCTGTTGGGCGGATCTTGTCATCAGCAGAAGGCCATGCGTCTACTTCGACTGCATCTGGCGTCCAAGGACCACTTGCTGAcggcagcatcatcatcattgtcgCAACCGATGCCCCCCTTCTCCCAGTTCAGCTTCAGCGACTGGCCAAGCGAGCGACTGTCGGGCTTTCACGAGTTGGCGGTTATGGTAGTAATGGCTCAGGCGACATTTTCATGGCTTTTTCTACCGCAGCCAAGATTCCTATGCAGAAGTTTGAGGGCGGTCTAGATCCTTACAAGCCTTCTtctgttggtgttgaaaCAGTCGAGAACGAGTCAATCAACGGTATATTTGAGGCGGTGGCTGATGCGACTGAAGAAGCGATTTACAATGTCCTTTGCATGGCAGAGACTATGACAGGATATAAGGGACGTACTGTGGAAGCATTGGATCTGGATAAGGTCAAAGAGATAGTCATCAAGCGAATATAA
- a CDS encoding hypothetical protein (TransMembrane:7 (o15-35i47-70o105-125i137-157o186-206i218-238o258-278i)), with amino-acid sequence MTLTKTFPPPRGQTVIGVSFSLIAFAAAIIGFRIYHRLRVQKGRLVLSDYLMILALCGAITCASFDVIFWQRDVLRPRMSVGFENYNPGEELVEYIYKLSWASEIPFYATVYLCKAILLALYFQIFPPFMGRRRRALWATVYYCILAYFVTLCMQLFSCMPLERHWVISRPITACDWRWQGVVFQVSWALAFLGSLLVLILPFMVVHDLDLTKRAKTCLYFVSLVGVVDIGLSLIRFLNVELGDGSEFRSFSTIEFWSALDVNIALITACLPALRILLGRTRTPDTYTFDEAKTARSSRAMEHRELEEVEDSTYLGVNNSAGPSRSNRASMYSDKGQLSPIKMLEPKPERKPERKPPGPAWKDYEGEDSDLELENINVEALNRDQAQSYWSVP; translated from the exons ATGACTCTGACAAAGACCTTTCCACCGCCTCGTGGGCAAACTGTGATA GGAGTGTCGTTCAGTCTCATCGCATTCGCAGCCGCCATCATTGGTTTCAGGATTTATCACAGACTGAGGGTTCAGAAAGGAAGGCTTGTTCTCAGCGACTATCTCATGATATTGGCATTATGCGGAGCCATCACTTGCGCCTCATTCGATGTTATATTTTGGCAGCGCGATGTTCTTAGACCAAGAATGAGCGTCGGATTCGAAAACTATAACCCCGGCGAGGAGCTTGTCGAATACATTTACAAG CTGTCTTGGGCTAGCGAGATTCCCTTTTACGCGACTGTTTACCTTTGCAAGGCGATATTGTTAGCATTGTATTTCCAGATCTTCCCTCCATTCATGGGACGCCGTCGCAGGGCACTCTGGGCCACCGTTTATTACTGTATTTTGGCTTATTTTGTGACTTTGTGCATGCAACTTTTCTCTTGCATGCCTCTTGAAAGACACTG GGTTATCAGCCGACCTATCACCGCTTGCGATTGGAGATGGCAGGGTGTCGTCTTCCAGGTCTCGTGGGCATTGGCATTCTTAGGCAGTCTTCTTG TTCTCATTCTTCCGTTCATGGTCGTTCACGATCTTGATTTGACCAAGAGGGCAAAAACATGCCTGTATTTTGTGTCTTTGGTTGGTGTAGTTGACATTGGCCTTTCTCTTATTCGTTTCCTGAACGTTGAGCTTGGCGATGGTAGCGAGTTCCGATCGTTTAGTACTATTG AATTCTGGAGCGCTCTCGACGTCAATATTGCCCTCATCACCGCCTGCCTCCCTGCCCTCAGAATCCTTCTTGGCCGCACCAGGACACCCGATACCTACACATTCGACGAAGCCAAGACCGCTCGCTCTTCTCGTGCCATGGAGCACCGCGAGCTTGAGGAGGTCGAAGATTCCACATATCTCGGCGTCAACAACAGTGCTGGCCCATCACGCTCGAACAGGGCTTCGATGTACAGCGACAAGGGTCAACTGAGTCCCATCAAGATGCTCGAGCCCAAGCCTGAGCGAAAACCTGAGCGTAAGCCGCCTGGACCTGCGTGGAAAGATTATGAAGGAGAGGATAGTGATCTAGAGCTGGAGAACATCAATGTTGAGGCACTCAATAGAGACCAGGCTCAATCGTACTGGTCGGTTCCTTAA